A genomic region of Micromonospora sp. NBC_01796 contains the following coding sequences:
- a CDS encoding MBL fold metallo-hydrolase, producing the protein MRQSLRHLAGRVWWYPHDEDPDNVQGGVAVIADDAGSVLVDAGNSPGHARRIRAAIEAAGLPAVRRLVYTHHHWDHVWGACAWPEVEVIGHRAGARILAEEALRPWSHPYLRTEVEANPLLGPSFRGRAWAMPDWTGFAVIPPHTEFDDTLTLPSGVELRHVGGRHAEDSTVVAVPDSGVLLLGDCFYPPPWHLRQPGDGHDVGLVRRLLDERVTGRFDWYVDSHDHPHTAEQTRELLGAARG; encoded by the coding sequence ATGCGTCAGTCGCTGCGGCACCTCGCCGGACGGGTGTGGTGGTACCCCCACGACGAGGACCCGGACAATGTCCAGGGCGGCGTCGCGGTCATCGCCGACGATGCGGGCAGCGTGCTGGTCGACGCCGGCAACAGTCCGGGCCACGCGCGCCGGATCCGGGCCGCGATCGAGGCCGCCGGGCTGCCGGCCGTACGGCGGTTGGTCTACACCCACCACCACTGGGACCACGTCTGGGGTGCCTGTGCCTGGCCGGAGGTCGAGGTCATCGGTCACCGGGCCGGTGCGCGGATCCTGGCCGAGGAGGCCCTGCGCCCGTGGAGTCACCCCTACCTGCGCACGGAGGTCGAGGCGAACCCGCTGCTCGGCCCCAGCTTCCGGGGCCGGGCGTGGGCGATGCCCGACTGGACGGGTTTTGCCGTGATCCCGCCGCACACCGAGTTCGACGACACCCTCACGCTGCCGTCCGGCGTGGAGCTACGCCACGTCGGTGGCCGGCACGCCGAGGACTCGACCGTGGTGGCGGTGCCGGACTCGGGTGTGCTCCTGCTCGGCGACTGCTTCTACCCGCCACCGTGGCACCTGCGACAACCCGGCGACGGCCACGACGTGGGCCTGGTCCGACGGCTGCTCGACGAGCGCGTCACCGGCCGCTTCGACTGGTACGTCGACAGCCACGACCACCCGCACACCGCCGAACAGACACGGGAGCTGCTGGGCGCCGCCAGGGGCTGA
- a CDS encoding ricin-type beta-trefoil lectin domain protein, with the protein MRWNGRRLAAAGLGLALTTGIALAQAVPAQATTAQAPPVTLAESNGGVRIMPLGDSITDGFNVPGGYRINLWQRFVASGYTVDFVGSGFNGPASLGDHDHEGHSGWRIDQLDANIVAWLQATNPRTVLLHIGTNDMNQNYDVANAPARLSALIDKIRANAPSVELFVATITPETNPTLQARVQAYNATIPGIVAQKGPQTHLVDMFSALTTADLADGVHPNAAGYDKMAARWFTALQSVPASLTPPGVPPVGSAVSLVNPQSGRCLDVSGVSTVAGAQVHIWDCHGGTNQRWTRTASGELRVYGNRCLDISGSGTANGTKVQIWTCNGTGAQRFTFGTDGSMVVPASGKCVEAAGGGTANGTVAQLYTCNGTAAQRWSVR; encoded by the coding sequence ATGCGATGGAACGGACGCCGGCTCGCCGCAGCCGGCCTCGGACTCGCCCTGACCACCGGGATCGCCCTGGCCCAGGCAGTCCCGGCGCAGGCAACCACCGCCCAGGCACCGCCCGTGACGCTGGCCGAGTCCAACGGCGGGGTACGGATCATGCCGCTCGGTGACTCGATCACCGACGGCTTCAACGTGCCCGGCGGGTACCGGATCAACCTGTGGCAGCGCTTTGTCGCCAGCGGGTACACCGTCGACTTCGTCGGCTCCGGCTTCAACGGGCCGGCGAGCCTCGGCGACCACGATCACGAGGGCCACTCCGGGTGGCGGATCGACCAGCTCGACGCGAACATCGTCGCCTGGCTCCAGGCGACGAACCCGCGTACGGTCCTGCTGCACATCGGCACCAACGACATGAACCAGAACTACGACGTGGCGAACGCACCGGCCCGGCTCTCCGCGCTGATCGACAAGATCCGGGCCAACGCACCCTCGGTGGAACTCTTCGTCGCCACCATCACCCCCGAGACCAACCCCACCCTCCAGGCGCGCGTCCAGGCGTACAACGCCACCATTCCGGGGATCGTGGCGCAGAAGGGGCCGCAGACCCACCTGGTCGACATGTTCTCGGCGCTGACCACGGCCGACCTCGCCGACGGGGTGCACCCGAACGCCGCCGGGTACGACAAGATGGCGGCCCGGTGGTTCACCGCACTGCAGTCCGTACCGGCCAGCCTGACCCCGCCGGGTGTGCCGCCGGTCGGGAGCGCGGTGTCGCTGGTCAACCCGCAGTCGGGGCGTTGCCTCGACGTCTCCGGCGTGAGCACCGTCGCCGGCGCCCAGGTGCACATCTGGGACTGTCACGGCGGAACGAACCAGCGGTGGACCCGGACCGCGAGCGGTGAGCTGCGGGTGTACGGCAACCGGTGCCTGGACATCTCCGGCAGCGGCACCGCCAACGGGACCAAGGTGCAGATCTGGACCTGCAACGGCACCGGCGCGCAGCGCTTCACCTTCGGCACCGACGGTTCGATGGTGGTGCCCGCCTCGGGCAAGTGCGTCGAGGCGGCCGGGGGCGGCACCGCCAACGGCACCGTCGCCCAGCTCTACACCTGCAACGGCACCGCCGCCCAGCGCTGGTCCGTCCGCTAG
- a CDS encoding metal-sensitive transcriptional regulator produces the protein MTTPAPPPTRGYTASKDQLLSRLRRIEGQVRGVEKMVEDDRYCIDVLTQISAVQAALDKVALGLLDGHARHCMHEGAAEGRADEMADEMMAAVGRLMKRG, from the coding sequence ATGACCACACCTGCCCCTCCCCCGACCCGCGGTTACACCGCCAGCAAGGACCAGCTCCTCTCCCGGCTGCGACGCATCGAGGGACAGGTCCGGGGCGTCGAGAAGATGGTCGAGGACGACCGCTACTGCATCGACGTACTCACCCAGATCTCGGCCGTCCAGGCGGCCCTCGACAAGGTCGCCCTCGGCCTGCTCGACGGCCACGCCCGGCACTGCATGCACGAGGGCGCCGCCGAGGGACGCGCCGACGAGATGGCGGACGAGATGATGGCCGCCGTCGGCCGGCTGATGAAGCGAGGGTGA
- a CDS encoding SAM-dependent methyltransferase, which produces MVERRGGDARGVDLRTDRAHGARIYDYILGGKDNFAADREAGEGSLRIWPSLRVHMQANRSFMHRVARFLATECGIRQFLDIGTGLPTSPNLHEIVQSVDPTAQVVYTDNDPLVLTHARALMVGSAQGRTAYVAADMRDPQSIISAPEFQQTLDLNQPVGLLLIAIVHFIEDDAEALRVVRQVLDVLPSGSYLAMSIATDEFDPIPLAEVQREYNRLGETLIFRDRATALGFFDGLELVEPGLVQVHRWRPDGSETAEIADKDIAMYGAVARKP; this is translated from the coding sequence TTGGTGGAACGTCGTGGCGGGGATGCTCGCGGGGTCGATCTGCGTACCGACCGGGCGCACGGCGCACGGATCTACGACTACATCCTCGGCGGCAAGGACAACTTCGCCGCCGACCGCGAGGCGGGCGAGGGCTCGTTGCGGATCTGGCCCTCGTTGCGGGTCCACATGCAGGCCAACCGGTCCTTCATGCACCGGGTGGCGCGTTTCCTGGCCACCGAGTGCGGGATCCGGCAGTTCCTCGACATCGGCACCGGACTGCCGACCTCGCCGAACCTCCACGAGATCGTGCAGTCGGTCGACCCGACCGCGCAGGTGGTCTACACCGACAACGATCCGCTCGTCCTCACGCACGCGCGTGCGCTGATGGTCGGGTCGGCGCAGGGACGCACGGCCTACGTGGCGGCGGACATGCGCGACCCCCAGTCGATCATCTCCGCCCCGGAGTTCCAGCAGACCCTCGACCTGAACCAGCCGGTCGGGTTGCTGCTGATCGCGATCGTGCACTTCATCGAGGACGACGCCGAGGCGCTGCGGGTCGTACGGCAGGTCCTGGACGTGTTGCCGTCCGGCAGCTACCTGGCGATGTCCATCGCGACCGACGAGTTCGACCCGATTCCGCTGGCCGAGGTCCAGCGGGAGTACAACAGGCTCGGTGAAACCCTGATCTTCCGCGACCGTGCCACGGCGCTGGGGTTCTTCGACGGCCTGGAGTTGGTCGAGCCGGGGCTGGTCCAGGTGCACAGGTGGCGCCCCGACGGGTCCGAGACTGCAGAGATCGCGGACAAGGACATCGCCATGTACGGGGCGGTCGCGCGCAAGCCCTAG